The Podarcis muralis chromosome Z, rPodMur119.hap1.1, whole genome shotgun sequence DNA segment ATGTcagtaccaacaccttgaactttgcCCAAAAGCAAACAAGTGGCTGCCAGcacatctaaaggtaaaggtaaagggacccctgaccattagctccagtcatggctgactctggggttgtggcgctcatctcgctttattggccaagggagccagcgtacagtttccgggtcatgtggccagcatgactaagccgcttctggcgaaccagagcagcgcatggaaacgccgcttaccttcccgccggagcggtacctatttatctacttgcactttgacgtgttttcgaactgctaggttggcaggagcagggaccgagcaacgggagctcaccccgtcatggggatttgaaccactgaccttctgatcagcaagtcctaggctctgtggtttaacccacagcgcaacccgtgTCCTTCACCAGCACATCTAGCCTCAGGGAATTCAATAATTTTAACTCTGCATTGTGTGAAGATGTTGCTTGTTTTGTTTGTCATGAATGTTTCACCCTTCAGCTTCCTGGCAGGATTCCACTATGAgatagagtgaggcagctgcctcaggtcaCAAATATTGTAGGACCCACTAAATAGGCCATTGTCGTCGGAGTGCAGTGGAGGATATTCAAATAAGCGTCTGCACACCCtttgttctacctggacactgaggtccagcgccgagggccttctggcagttccctcgctgtgagaagccaagttacagggaaccaggcagagggccttctcggtggtggtgcccaccctgtggaacaccctcccaccagatatcaaagagaaaaacaactaccagactttttgaagacatctgaaggcagccctgtttagggaagcttttaatgtgtgctgtattacggtattttaatattttgttggaagccgcccagagtggcttgggaagaccagccagatgggcggggtataaataatgaaaaataataataataataaacaacctgATGAGCTTTGTATGGAATgcacctttcttttttcttttgtttccacCACCCCACTTCCCCAAACAGAATCACCACTATGGCGGCCGACTCGGATGTGCTGCACTTCCAGTTTGAGCAGCAGGGGGGCGCCATGCTGCAGAAGATGAACCTCCTGAGACAGCAGAACCTATTTTGCGATGTCTCCATCTACATCAACGACACTGAGTTCCAAGGGCACAAAGTCATCTTCGCCGCTTGCTCCACGTTCATGCGGGACCAGTTCCTGCTCACCCAGTCCAAGCAGGTGCGAATCACCATCTTGCAGAGTGCCGAGGTGGGCCGGAAGCTGCTCCTCTCCTGCTACACGGGAGCTCTGGAGGTGAAGAAGAAGGAGCTTCTCAAGTACCTTACGGCTGCAAGTTACCTGCAGATGGTGCACATTGTGGAAAAGTGCACGGAGGCACTGTCCAGGTACCTGGAGATTGACGCGGCCGTGGAGGGCAGCCGGGCCAGCCCTGAGAAGTGCCACTCCTCCGAGACAGAACTGGAATGCAGCGGTGGCTGCCCTGATAAAGACTGTGAAATCATTGAGatttctgaagacagccctgtgaaTTCAGAGGATCATATAAAACTGGAAAAGGGGGACCTTCAGCAGCTGCCCATGCAGAGCTTGCTATCAGAAACAAAGAACGTTAAAAGCCCTGAGATATCAACTGTCAAGATAGGGTATAAGGACAACGAAATCTGCATTATCCGAATGGATTCCATCAGCGCTCCTAATGTGGAAGGTGAGCAGTTTCCACAGCCGTGCACCTCCTCCAAATCAAACTTGTACTTCCCCGAGACTCAGCACTCTTTGATCAATTCAACGGTGGAGAGCAGGGTCACAGAAGTGCCCAGGGATCAGTTCCAAGACTTTGGCGGGGAGAATCCGGAAGGAGCCAACAGAACGGCCACAGGTGGGTTCCAGAGCCCAGGGGACTCTGCTTACTCGTGGCGGCACCAATGCCCCAAGTGCCCCAGGGGATTTCTCCACCTGGAGAACTACCTCCGCCACCTGAAGATGCACAAGCTGTTCCTGTGCCTGCAGTGTGGGAAGACATTCACGCAGAAGAAGAACCTGAACCGGCACATCCGTGGACACATGGGCATCCGTCCCTTCCAGTGCATGGTCTGCCTGAAGACGTTTACAGCCAAAAGCACCCTCCAGGACCACCTGAACATCCACAGTGGGGACCGGCCCTACAAGTGCCACTGCTGTGACATGGACTTCAAGCACAAGTCTGCCCTCAAGAAGCACCTGACGTCTGTACACGGGAGGGGCAGCGTGGACAAAGCCACCTTTGACTCCATTACGGAAGTCAGAATAGACTACGActagtgggaggtggggagggttTGTAGagcaggtttgggaaaccccCAGCCCACCAGGTGAGGGGTTTTCCACATCACCCTGCGAGGCTGTTTCCCACAGACCACGCCCACTTGCCCATCTGCCGAAATCACTGGTTGAcatcagtgggtgggtgggagcgcCTGGTACAATTCTGCTAGGTGCTGCTTTGCAAAGTAGACCCCAAATGTTGACAAAAGTGGGACCACCCAACCATCTGTCAGCAGCCATCAAAATGCACAGTTGGCCCGTGAAGTGGGGGGAGGTAAAGATCTGGCCCACTGAGCCAAAGGAGTTCTCCATCtctataatcataataataataatttattatttataccctgcccatctggctgggcttccccagccactctgggcggtttccaaaaagatatattaaaatactgtaatactgcATCTCTAGTGTGCAGCAAGGTCAGCTCCTTTGCAAGTATAGAGGTCAGCCTCTCTTTTGGATCTCAACCCTACAAGATGGGTGTTTAGATGTAGCACAACATTTCCGCTGGTGATGTTCATGGAGGCTTGTTGGAGAACCAGTTGCCCATCCGAGATGAGAACATCCTATACACAAACAGGAAATggaactaagttagttcttggtatgagctttcgtgtgcatgcacacttcttcagatacactgaaacagaagttgccagatccttctatatattgagaaggtggggaggggtattactcagaagggtggtgggaatgggtgatttgcagatagctgtgatgagcctctgccaatcacccattcccaccacccttctgagtaatacccctccccaccttctcaatatatagaaggatctggcaacttctgtttcagtgtatctgaagaagtgtgcatgcacacgaaagctcataccaagaactaacttagttggtctttaaggtgctactggaaggaattttttttgttttgactatgccagaccaacacggctacctatctgtaacaggaaatggaacaaaattcatctccccccccccatccctttccGGGAGTGGGGGGTGAGTTGTCAAGGGATGAACAGATGTGTGGGGTGAAGAAAAAAACTTTAGGGGACTTATTTTACTTTTGCACAGCACTTAGTTTTTTCGGTTGCTGGTGGTGATTatgatgttgttattattattattaattacaattgctattattattattactagtagtaGTACTTTTTGCAAGACGACTTGAGCCCAAATCTTGAAAGAAAAATTAAGTCTTGGACCGCTGGTGTTTTAGTGGAGGCAACTGTGAATTAAATATTTAATGGGTTGTTACTGATTTCTCTCATGGCAGGAAAACTGTGCAGCTGCAACGAATGCTGTTGGATTTTGTGTTTGCATGGAGCAGAGACACCACTTTCACGCTTTATCTTTTGTTGTTTCTTAAAAGAAGATTACAGCTTAATGTTTCTCTTAGAAGCTAGAACTTTTAACTGGGGGAGGCAAGTGGCAGTCAGGAGGACCAATCAGACGCCCAAGAGTGTGATTGTAACCAGATCAGTTTCAGCTGAAGATTTTGCTCTGCTGCTTCTGGCTGAAACATGTGGACTGGTTTGGTGTGTGTTGGTGCTGGCACGTTCCGCTCAGTGAACAGGTTAGGTTATCTCTATATGATATATTCATTTTCTTGTGGATTTCCTAAGTGCTGTTtaattctttgatgaaaataggccTCAGAGGTCTGGTATTTAAGGATGGTGGTGAAAAAGACCAGAAATTTATGGCACTGTTGTTTCTTTAGACCATTTGTTACTCTGGCTTACCTTTGTATGTTGTGTCATAAAAAATAAGGTTATCTACAGCTTaagttctctctcttccccctagACTTTGTGGGCTATCGCATGTTGGGAGCACCTGGTGTTTGCAGCCAGTGAGGATGTTGTTAAATGGTGATTCTGGGTGTGGAGGGAAACACCCCCCCACCCATTTTAGGGGAAGTACAGTGGGCTACATCAGGGGTAGATTATctgacttgcatgcagaaggtcccaggttctaaacccgatggcatctccagggagagcTGAGAGACACTTGCTGCCTGAAATCCtttacagctgctgccagtcagtgtagacagtattcaGCTGCATGAACCTATGGTCTGACTTCCTATAACAGAAATTTTGCCCTCCTCACAGGGTGCTTGAGTGTGCTGCAAAGCATAGTGCTGGTGGGACCCAAGTCACCCACAATCTTAATTTTATGAGAGGCAGCTTGGTGTGAGAGGGCTGGGCACTGAGTCTTTTCAGTACAGTACagttgccaggaagccgtggatccgtgtgttttttgggggggcaggctgtgccCATGGACATGACGTGTGATTTGATCGttagtttggggtggcccaatgccaGAACCCAGAGGGTCCATGAGGATGTGTGCTTCGAAACCATGTTTTTCGCCCACAgtgttgccaggaagccgtggatccatgttTATTGTGTGTGCAGGCTGTGCTTATGTGTGATTCGATAGTGAGCTAGAGGTGGGCCAATGCAAAAACCCCGAGCATCCATGGTttgaaaccacgtttttgcgctATGGTACATTATCTAACAATGCCCCAAGTTTCCAGCCAATCTGGTTCTATTTTGAGGCAGCTTTTGCTTTTGTATGGCGCATAGCTTTGCTGTGGGGTCCTCGATGCTTTATCCAACAGGAATCTGATGCAACGGCTGCTGTTACTGGTCAAGTTGGATGTTCTTGCAGAGGCACTGGCCTTGATCATGTCGTGTAGCACCTTGCCAATTTTGGCATTAAGTGCCATGTCCTTTCCCCCCTGTTGTTGTAAAAGTTTACCACAACCTTTGTTTCTAGTCAGCTCCATCTATCCTGACAAAATACAGTATACACACAGTTTATACAGTAACAGAGGCTGTGTAGACATTACCAGCTTATAACATATACAAGTTGTTCTTTTTTCTCAATTTGGGTTGAAGCTGGTTTGTGGGGAAAGGCATCAAAACACAGCACTTTGTAAGAAATAGAACGACgcactgcttcccaaaccagcagtgggagcacactggaaatgcaaaataaaatgtgtgtaaaggtaaagggacccctgaccattgggtccagtcgtgaccgactctggggttgcggcgctcatctcgctttactggccgagggagccggagtacagcttctgggtcatgtggccagcaggactaagccgcttctggcaaaccagagcagcacacagaaacgccgcttaccttcccgccggagtggtacctattgatctacttgcactgcgacgtgctttcgaactgctaggtgggcaggagcagggactgagcaatggagcagggaccaagcacatGGGGATTCTAACAGCcaaaacttctgatcggcaagccctaggctctgtgatttaacccacagcgccacctgcagccCATAATGTGTGTTCACAGCCTTAAACTGACCTAGGCTTTCTGTCTTATGTGATCTGCTGGTTTTGGCTTTTTTGTAAATTTGGATGTCAATTTTTTGGTATGCTACAAGCTCTAGCTTAACAGAAAAGTCTGTATTTGAGTGGTGTCCTACTGCCTGTTTAAAGGCTTATCTTCCTCTCTCCAGCCCATTGTAAAAGAGTTGTGTTAAGTGCTAATTTTTACAAGTTGTCACTCATTACCTGCTTTGTCTTCAGGGCATAATTATGGGAATGGCAGCTTTGATATCCTGTTTTCTTGGCTGACTTGCCAGCTGACTTGCATTTCCAATCCCCCTCCAAATGACTTGTAGTGAAAATAAAGTTTTCCCACAGCTGAAGGACATATTTCTGATGCTCTTGAATGATCTGAAAGGGCTGCAAACCATGCTGAACTCTTTTGGAACACATAGTTTTGCACAGAGAAGAGAGGTCTTTTTGCACAAATCAAACCAGTTTCCTTAACTAGTTAGAAGTTCCTTgatgttgctttttaaagttgTGCCTCCTGATCTATAAGCTTCACATTTCAATGAATATTGCCATTTCAATGCACCAATTTATTAAGAAAAAAAGAGTTGGGAGTTTACAGCTGAAACCCTAAATGCACTTGCTAAGAAGCAAATCCCAGTTTGACTTACATATGAAGAATCGCCATGAGTGTTGTGTTAAAATTTTGCTTCTCATAAATGTATGAGCACCATAAATTAATTTTCAACAGCACTTAGTGAACAGTTATGTtccttttaattatattttttcttCCTATTCACATGCTGTATCCAAATCCATTCAGGTCCCTAAgaagacaattaaaaaaaacaccatagtacagttataccttgggttgaatgtgcttcaggttgagtgctttcgggttgcactccgcggcaacccggaagtaacggagcgcgttactcccaggttttgccgctcgcgcatgcgcagacactcaaaatgatgtcacacgcatgcgcggaagcggcaaaatgctACCCGTGCACGCACAGACGCACCATCGCATCTTATGTTCCTTTCAGGatacgaacggggctccagaacggatcctgttcgcatcccgaggtaccactgtatttcagataTAGGCTGGTGCCTCCAGACCACTACAGGCtcatataagttcagcacaaacagttgggcctggtgagcatttaaggtccccaaccctaatctgcgaattgccatctgattggattttattctgaccctgatctgattttaggatgtattttaaatCGATTGTCTGTTTTTAtattaatatcatcatcatcatcattatcaaaccttttattggcatcacatacaaacatccaaaacaaatcaatacagaattaccacttccccattggcacaaaacatttgctcaaaggaaggaggcagagcagtctatcgtcacatctcttggtctccagggagatcagatgtctgcagtgtatttcgatgacaaaaaaccaaatagagatatttagccactagctcctgatcattccccagtaatagaaaatgtatgacctccgactctggtttccatctggggatacagagttgatctagaaattgctgacagagatcagcatatagtttacaattgagAACgatatgtgtaagggtttccactTGGTGGTCTTcgcatgggcaagttctttctccttccaccctgcctgagaacctccCCAAAGGAGGTTTTATTAGTTTTATCAGCATTTTATTAGCTTTTACTAGTATTCTAGTATTTTATCACTCGGTATCtttttcttaattattttaatCACAAAGTTCAAGCTAAAAGTTTTAGGCAACATCCCAGAGAAAGCCTTAATTAGCTCCAGCTCGACTCAATCTACCAACTACTTATCAGCAGGAGAGGAGATCAAACGCTGGAATCCTGGAAGGATTCCGAGTTTCCTGATTTACAGCTGAAAGTAGCAGCAGCTGCATCTCTGTGAAAATGTCTAAGAAAAAGAAGCCATTGGCTTCATCTCCACAAGTGAGCCCATAGCAGAAGTGCAAGCAGAGTTAACTGGATGATTTTGTGAGACCCCAGAATCCAGCACCTACCACATCAAGCAGAGTTCATTCCTAGATAGGTGGGGACGCTTTAATGGGTGGAGACCACTCAGGGGAGAACGCTGAGATGAGCGCCCATGAACCACTCTATGCAGGAATACTCGCCGACCACTGTCTGCTGACTGCAAGAACAGTGGAGGAAATTAACACCAAACTAGAAAAGGTAATGTCACTCCTGGCTGAGTTGGTGCTTCTGGCGGCCAGAAATAGCTCCCTCAATACTAAAGAGACTGACCGTAGTGTTGCACTCCCCCAAGACCACTGTGCACAGGGGTGTAACCGGTCGATCTGACAACCGAGAGACTACTAATAACAAAAGTGAAAGTAGGGACTTGATCCTACAAAACACCCAAGTAGCTCtcgatatacagtcatacctcttgttacgtttgcttcatgatacgttttttcaggttgcgtcccgcagcgactcggaagtaccggaaagggttacttccgggtttcgccgctcgcgcatgcgcagatgcgcaaaatgacgtcgcgcacatgtgcagaagcggcaaatcgcaatctgtgcgtgcgcagacaagggttgcgttcctttcat contains these protein-coding regions:
- the ZBTB6 gene encoding zinc finger and BTB domain-containing protein 6 — protein: MAADSDVLHFQFEQQGGAMLQKMNLLRQQNLFCDVSIYINDTEFQGHKVIFAACSTFMRDQFLLTQSKQVRITILQSAEVGRKLLLSCYTGALEVKKKELLKYLTAASYLQMVHIVEKCTEALSRYLEIDAAVEGSRASPEKCHSSETELECSGGCPDKDCEIIEISEDSPVNSEDHIKLEKGDLQQLPMQSLLSETKNVKSPEISTVKIGYKDNEICIIRMDSISAPNVEGEQFPQPCTSSKSNLYFPETQHSLINSTVESRVTEVPRDQFQDFGGENPEGANRTATGGFQSPGDSAYSWRHQCPKCPRGFLHLENYLRHLKMHKLFLCLQCGKTFTQKKNLNRHIRGHMGIRPFQCMVCLKTFTAKSTLQDHLNIHSGDRPYKCHCCDMDFKHKSALKKHLTSVHGRGSVDKATFDSITEVRIDYD